In the genome of Sebastes umbrosus isolate fSebUmb1 chromosome 14, fSebUmb1.pri, whole genome shotgun sequence, one region contains:
- the LOC119501904 gene encoding uncharacterized protein LOC119501904: protein MREIHTDDVEVKGAMCVNATDVHENPLNKLICHYSEWHCLKKAVSWMMRFKQLLHKLSTHRKFLISQASDTWSHEKKTEMVTSKMHKFRSTMKGSLLTAEDVAMGEIEIIKFCQSQGFGDELISLQKGDKLKGSSHIVKLDPVLQNGILRVGGRLHQSALPEDAKHPVILPKGHHVSTLILRHIHQETGHGGRNYTLSRLRERFWIPQADSAIRKILSKCVTCKRISAKPGEQRMANLPQDRLIPDKPPFTNVGIDFFGPFEVKRGRSRVKRYGVLFTCLTVRAIHIEVAHSLDTDSCINAFRRFIARRGQVSVMRSDNGTNLVGAEKEMREAIKGWNQSKISDMLIQKGITWIFNPPAGSHFGGVWERQIRSVRKILNQTLKQQPLDDECLQTLLCEVEAIINSRPITRVSNDPDDLEVLTPNHILLLKRQPVLPPGVFQKEDLYVKRRWKQVQYLSDIFWKRWTKEYLPLLQERQKWLVPRRNLKPGDIVLIVDDRQYLIQTDLSDVYL from the exons atgagagaaatacacacagatgaTGTTGAAGTTAAAGGAGCAATGTGTGTGAATGCCACAGATGTGCATGAAAACCCACTTAACAAGCTGATTTGTCACTATTCAGAGTGGCACTGTCTAAAAAAGGCAGTTTCTTGGATGATGAGATTCAAACAACTGCTTCATAAGCTGAGCACACATCGTAAGTTTCTGATCTCACAGGCAAGTGACACTTGGAGTCATGAGAAGAAAACTGAGATGGTTACAAGCAAAATGCACAAGTTCAGATCAACCATGAAGGGATCTCTGCTCACTGCTGAAGATGTTGCAATGGGAGAAATTGAGATTATCAAGTTTTGTCAAAGTCAAGGCTTTGGTGATGAGCTTATTTCTCTTCAGAAAGGTGACAAGCTTAAAGGGAGCAGTCACATAGTCAAGCTTGATCCTGTTCTTCAAAATGGGATTTTAAGAGTTGGAGGGAGGTTGCATCAGTCTGCATTGCCAGAAGATGCTAAGCATCCTGTGATTCTTCCTAAAGGTCATCATGTTTCCACTTTGATTCTCAGACATATTCACCAAGAAACAGGACATGGTGGAAGGAATTATACACTAtccagactgagagagagattCTGGATTCCACAAGCAGACTCTGCCATTAGGAAAATACTGTCTAAGTGTGTCACATGCAAAAGGATCTCAGCAAAACCTGGTGAACAGAGAATGGCAAATCTACCACAAGATCGTTTGATACCTGACAAGCCCCCATTCACTAATGTGGGAATAGACTTTTTTGGACCCTTTGAGGTCAAGCGTGGGCGAAGTAGAGTCAAGAGGTATGGTGTATTGTTCACATGTCTTACTGTTAGAGCAATTCACATAGAAGTTGCCCATTCACTCGACACTGACTCAtgcataaatgcatttaggagATTTATTGCTAGGAGAGGCCAAGTGTCTGTTATGAGATCAGATAATGGCACAAACCTGGTGGGAGCAGAGAAAGAAATGCGTGAAGCAATTAAAGGTTGGAATCAATCAAAAATCTCAGACATGCTCATCCAGAAAGGCATTACCTGGATATTCAACCCACCAGCAGGTTCACATTTTGGTGGCGTTTGGGAGAGGCAGATACGATCTGTAAGGAAAATTCTTAACCAGACTCTGAAACAGCAGCCCCTCGACGATGAATGCCTCCAGACATTGTTATGTGAAGTTGAGGCAATTATCAATAGCAGGCCAATAACAAGAGTCTCAAATGATCCAGATGATCTAGAAGTGCTGACACCAAACCACATACTTCTTCTTAAAAGACAACCAGTGCTACCACCTGGAGTATTTCAAAAGGAAGATCTGTATGTCAAGAGGAGGTGGAAACAGGTGCAGTACCTGTCTGACATCTTTTGGAAGCGTTGGACAAAGGAGTACTTGCCGCTTTTGCAAGAAAGACAGAAGTGGTTAGTACCCAGGAGAAATCTGAAACCAGGAGATATCGTCCTCATAGTTGATGACA GACAATATCTGATTCAAACGGACTTGTCAGACGTGTATTTGTGA